One segment of Microbacterium arborescens DNA contains the following:
- the qcrC gene encoding cytochrome bc1 complex diheme cytochrome c subunit gives MASKNPRRNGGRRSKWAAAALIGIGLLVTGGGYAGATAAMAAGDTTQTASTLTVEDGKKLFQANCATCHGLDLQGTNDGPSLYGVGELSVEFQVATGRMPLQMQGPQAPQKPVQFTQEQIEAMAAWVQSEAPGPTYPESAVLDGEGDVSHGAELFRINCAMCHNVAGAGGALTEGKYAPPLTTTSPLHMYAAMVTGPQNMPVFNDMTLTSEEKRDIISYLMMRPTENSPGGFSLGSLGPVSEGLFIWIFGIGSLVAISVWITAKSN, from the coding sequence ATGGCATCCAAGAACCCGCGCCGCAACGGCGGACGTCGCAGCAAGTGGGCTGCCGCCGCTCTGATCGGCATCGGACTGCTCGTCACCGGCGGAGGCTACGCCGGCGCCACCGCCGCGATGGCCGCGGGCGATACGACGCAGACGGCATCCACGCTCACGGTCGAGGACGGCAAGAAGCTGTTCCAGGCCAACTGCGCCACCTGTCACGGCCTCGACCTGCAGGGCACGAACGACGGCCCGTCGCTGTACGGCGTCGGCGAGCTGTCGGTCGAGTTCCAGGTCGCCACCGGCCGCATGCCGCTGCAGATGCAGGGACCGCAGGCTCCGCAGAAGCCCGTGCAGTTCACGCAAGAGCAGATCGAGGCCATGGCGGCCTGGGTTCAGTCCGAGGCCCCCGGCCCGACGTACCCCGAGTCCGCGGTGCTCGACGGTGAAGGCGATGTCTCGCACGGCGCCGAGCTCTTCCGCATCAACTGCGCGATGTGCCACAACGTCGCCGGCGCCGGTGGTGCACTCACCGAGGGCAAGTACGCTCCGCCGCTGACGACCACGTCGCCGCTGCACATGTACGCAGCCATGGTCACGGGCCCGCAGAACATGCCCGTCTTCAACGACATGACCCTCACTTCCGAAGAGAAGCGCGACATCATCAGCTACCTGATGATGCGCCCGACCGAGAACTCGCCCGGCGGCTTCTCGCTCGGCTCGCTCGGCCCCGTCTCGGAGGGTCTGTTCATCTGGATCTTCGGCATCGGCTCGCTCGTCGCCATCTCGGTGTGGATCACCGCGAAGTCGAACTGA
- the trpD gene encoding anthranilate phosphoribosyltransferase, giving the protein MAQYAWRDILTDLLEKRDLSVSAATWAMREVMAGRATDAQLGGFLVALRAKGETVDEIVGFRDAILEAALPLAVPTDALDIVGTGGDRFGTVNVSTMASIVAAATGVPVVKHGNKAASSKSGSSDVLAALGIDLSLEPDRVARVLEEAGITFAFASAFHPGFRHAGAARAELGIPTVFNFLGPLSNPARAEANAVGVAHLDRVPLITGVFRTRGATALVFRGDDGLDELTTTGHSRIWEVSLGDIHEHDLDPRDLGMPLARIEDLLGGDPQHNAAVVRRVLDGESGPVRDIVVLNAAAGIVAYRLWRDASQVQRPILERLAEASEVAVRALDSGDASRTLERWVEASSR; this is encoded by the coding sequence ATGGCTCAGTACGCATGGCGCGACATCCTGACCGACCTTCTCGAGAAGCGTGATCTCAGCGTGTCGGCGGCGACGTGGGCCATGCGCGAGGTCATGGCCGGCCGCGCGACCGACGCTCAGCTCGGGGGCTTCCTCGTGGCGCTCCGCGCGAAGGGTGAGACGGTCGACGAGATCGTCGGCTTCCGCGACGCGATACTCGAAGCGGCCCTGCCGCTTGCCGTTCCCACCGACGCCCTCGACATCGTCGGCACCGGAGGTGATCGATTCGGCACGGTGAACGTCTCGACCATGGCGTCGATCGTTGCCGCAGCCACCGGTGTGCCCGTCGTCAAGCACGGCAACAAGGCGGCGAGCTCGAAGTCGGGATCGTCCGACGTGCTCGCGGCGCTGGGGATCGACCTGTCGCTCGAGCCCGACCGCGTCGCCCGCGTCCTGGAGGAGGCCGGGATCACCTTCGCCTTCGCGTCGGCGTTCCACCCGGGCTTCCGTCATGCCGGCGCAGCACGGGCCGAGCTCGGCATCCCGACCGTCTTCAACTTCCTCGGGCCGCTGTCGAACCCCGCCCGTGCCGAGGCGAACGCGGTGGGCGTCGCGCATCTCGACCGGGTGCCGCTCATCACGGGCGTCTTCCGCACCCGCGGTGCCACCGCACTGGTCTTCCGCGGGGACGACGGCCTGGACGAGCTGACGACCACCGGACACAGCCGGATCTGGGAGGTGAGCCTCGGCGACATCCACGAGCACGATCTCGACCCGCGTGATCTCGGTATGCCGCTGGCCCGCATCGAGGACCTCCTCGGCGGCGACCCGCAGCACAATGCTGCGGTCGTTCGGCGAGTGCTCGACGGGGAGTCCGGCCCAGTACGTGACATCGTCGTGCTGAACGCGGCCGCGGGCATCGTCGCCTACCGACTGTGGCGGGATGCGAGCCAGGTGCAGCGTCCGATCCTCGAGCGTCTCGCTGAGGCGTCGGAGGTCGCCGTGCGCGCCCTCGACTCGGGAGACGCGTCGCGCACGCTGGAGCGGTGGGTCGAAGCTTCGTCCCGCTGA
- the qcrB gene encoding cytochrome bc1 complex cytochrome b subunit has protein sequence MSTSTHPTENVTTAPAVHADGPTRPSDKPLGGKFVGGVANYLDERTSISGLVKELGRKIFPDHWSFMLGEIALWSFVVVLLSGTFLTFFFEASMAETHYYGAYAPMRGLEMSAAMASTLEISFDIRGGLLVRQLHHWAALVFVAGIGVHMLRVFFTGAFRKPRELNWVIGFILFILAMAEGFTGYSLPDDVLSGNGLRIIDGMIKGIPLIGTWTSFLLFGGEFPGTEIVGRLYALHILLLPAILVALLALHLMLMIVNKHTQFAGAARTNNNVVGYPMMPVYMSKMGGFFFITFGVLVLIAALFTINPIWNYGPYDPSPVSAGTQPDWYIGFADGALRLVPPHWEFVLFDRTWSFNILVPLVGLGLFIVIVMLYPFIEAWVTGDKREHHIAERPRNAATRTAIGAAGVTFYAVLWAAASSDIIATHFHLTMEGVIHTLQALLILGPVIAYFVTKRICIALQKKDREIALHGYESGRIVRLPGGEYIEVHQPVDEYELVKLVDYTTNAPLVVRPNDKGQIPWHENLRAGLSRWFFEDRLAPLTQAEIEAARAHAHHDLEHIAEEEDAEIQGAHDRAGVPDAPHQPIDDGKGVETANRPSNIIVPDEDADGGQSTKKS, from the coding sequence TTGAGCACCTCCACCCACCCCACGGAGAACGTCACGACCGCGCCTGCGGTCCACGCTGACGGCCCCACACGTCCCTCGGACAAGCCGCTCGGCGGCAAGTTCGTCGGCGGCGTCGCGAACTACCTCGACGAGCGCACGAGCATCTCGGGCCTCGTCAAGGAGCTGGGTCGGAAGATCTTCCCCGACCACTGGTCGTTCATGCTCGGCGAGATCGCGCTGTGGTCGTTCGTCGTCGTCCTGCTCTCGGGAACGTTCCTGACGTTCTTCTTCGAGGCATCGATGGCGGAGACCCACTACTACGGCGCCTACGCACCGATGCGCGGGCTCGAGATGTCGGCCGCCATGGCCTCGACTCTCGAGATCTCGTTCGACATCCGCGGCGGCCTGCTCGTTCGCCAGCTGCACCACTGGGCTGCGCTCGTGTTCGTCGCCGGTATCGGCGTGCACATGCTGCGCGTGTTCTTCACCGGTGCGTTCCGCAAGCCGCGTGAGCTCAACTGGGTCATCGGCTTCATCCTGTTCATCCTCGCGATGGCCGAGGGCTTCACCGGGTACTCGCTTCCTGACGACGTGCTCTCGGGCAACGGCCTCCGCATCATCGACGGCATGATCAAGGGCATCCCGCTGATCGGAACCTGGACCTCGTTCCTGCTGTTCGGCGGCGAGTTCCCCGGCACCGAGATCGTCGGACGCCTGTACGCACTGCACATCCTGCTGCTGCCGGCGATCCTGGTCGCGCTGCTCGCGCTGCACCTCATGCTCATGATCGTGAACAAGCACACGCAGTTCGCCGGCGCCGCCCGGACGAACAACAACGTCGTGGGCTACCCGATGATGCCGGTGTACATGTCGAAGATGGGTGGCTTCTTCTTCATCACCTTCGGCGTGCTCGTGCTCATCGCCGCACTGTTCACGATCAACCCGATCTGGAACTACGGGCCGTACGACCCCTCGCCCGTGTCGGCAGGTACACAGCCCGACTGGTACATCGGCTTCGCCGACGGTGCGCTGCGCCTCGTCCCGCCGCACTGGGAGTTCGTGCTGTTCGACCGCACCTGGTCGTTCAACATCCTCGTCCCGCTCGTCGGACTCGGACTGTTCATCGTCATCGTCATGCTCTACCCCTTCATCGAGGCGTGGGTCACCGGCGACAAGCGTGAGCACCACATCGCTGAGCGCCCGCGCAACGCGGCGACCCGCACCGCGATCGGCGCGGCCGGCGTGACCTTCTACGCCGTCCTCTGGGCCGCCGCCTCGTCGGACATCATCGCGACGCACTTCCACCTGACGATGGAAGGCGTGATCCACACGCTGCAGGCGCTCCTGATCCTCGGCCCGGTGATCGCCTACTTCGTGACGAAGCGCATCTGCATCGCGCTCCAGAAGAAGGACCGCGAGATCGCCCTGCACGGCTACGAGTCGGGTCGCATCGTCCGCCTGCCCGGTGGCGAGTACATCGAGGTGCACCAGCCCGTCGACGAGTACGAGCTCGTCAAGCTGGTCGACTACACGACGAACGCTCCCCTGGTGGTCCGTCCGAACGACAAGGGTCAGATCCCGTGGCACGAGAACCTGCGTGCCGGGCTCTCGCGCTGGTTCTTCGAAGACCGTCTGGCGCCGCTCACCCAGGCTGAGATCGAGGCTGCACGGGCACACGCCCACCACGACCTCGAGCACATCGCCGAGGAAGAGGACGCTGAGATCCAGGGCGCTCACGATCGCGCCGGTGTCCCGGACGCTCCGCACCAGCCCATCGACGACGGCAAGGGTGTCGAGACGGCCAACCGCCCGTCGAACATCATCGTCCCCGACGAGGACGCCGACGGCGGGCAGTCGACGAAGAAGAGCTGA
- a CDS encoding rhodanese-like domain-containing protein, which yields MTDALAYFSAKLAHETDASDVYEAQRAAEPFVFVDVRSAEAWAQGHAVGAVHMPHREIAARAPEEIDRSLDVVVYCWSPGCNGDTRAAIEFAKLGYRVREMIGGFEYWAREGYPVANAHGPLPRTYDPLVALVRS from the coding sequence ATGACCGATGCGCTCGCCTACTTCTCCGCCAAGCTCGCACATGAAACCGACGCCTCTGACGTCTACGAGGCGCAGCGGGCCGCTGAACCGTTCGTGTTCGTCGACGTGCGCAGCGCCGAGGCGTGGGCCCAGGGACATGCCGTCGGCGCCGTCCATATGCCTCACCGTGAGATCGCGGCACGCGCGCCAGAGGAGATCGACCGCTCACTCGACGTCGTCGTCTACTGCTGGAGTCCCGGCTGCAACGGTGACACCCGGGCCGCCATCGAGTTCGCCAAGCTCGGATACCGCGTGCGCGAGATGATCGGCGGATTCGAGTACTGGGCCCGCGAGGGCTACCCGGTGGCGAACGCACACGGCCCCCTCCCCCGCACATATGACCCCCTGGTGGCGTTGGTGCGCTCCTGA
- the ctaC gene encoding aa3-type cytochrome oxidase subunit II, translated as MRFKRRLRWAVIPLGIVTAVSLAACTPTELNGYLPGFTDDGTQATNRTEMVSGLWVNSWIVLLAVGVLTWGLMAFAAIAYRRRRGQTGLPVQLRYNMPIEIFYTIVPLILVIGFFAFTARDQSILETQYDDPDVSITAIGKQWAWDFQYNGDDSDNSDAVWTMGVQAQPDAEGNIDQDALPTLVLPVDKEVKINLQSRDVIHSFWVIDFLYKKDMYPHRDTNSWSFVPTREGTYAGKCAELCGEYHSMMLFNVKVVSEQEYEDYLESLRASGQTGDINKAYDRLQNAPGTGAVTDDSGEGSH; from the coding sequence GTGCGCTTCAAACGCCGCCTCCGCTGGGCCGTGATCCCGCTCGGGATCGTCACGGCAGTCTCCCTCGCAGCTTGTACACCGACGGAGCTGAACGGCTACCTTCCCGGCTTCACCGATGACGGTACCCAGGCGACCAACCGCACCGAGATGGTGTCGGGTCTCTGGGTGAACTCCTGGATCGTCCTCCTCGCCGTCGGCGTGCTGACGTGGGGTCTCATGGCATTCGCCGCGATCGCCTACCGCCGCCGTCGCGGCCAGACGGGTCTGCCGGTCCAGCTGCGCTACAACATGCCGATCGAGATCTTCTACACGATCGTGCCGCTCATCCTCGTCATCGGGTTCTTCGCCTTCACGGCGCGTGACCAGTCGATCCTCGAGACGCAGTACGACGACCCCGATGTCTCGATCACCGCGATCGGCAAGCAGTGGGCGTGGGACTTCCAGTACAACGGCGACGACTCGGACAACTCCGACGCCGTCTGGACCATGGGTGTGCAGGCGCAGCCCGACGCCGAAGGCAACATCGATCAGGACGCGCTGCCCACGCTCGTGCTCCCGGTCGACAAGGAGGTCAAGATCAACCTCCAGTCGCGCGACGTCATCCACTCGTTCTGGGTCATCGACTTCTTGTACAAGAAGGACATGTACCCGCACCGCGACACCAACTCGTGGTCTTTCGTCCCCACCCGTGAGGGAACGTACGCCGGCAAGTGCGCCGAGCTGTGCGGTGAATACCACTCGATGATGTTGTTCAACGTCAAGGTCGTCTCCGAGCAGGAGTACGAGGACTACCTCGAGTCGCTGCGCGCCAGCGGCCAGACCGGTGACATCAACAAGGCATACGACCGCCTCCAGAACGCTCCGGGAACGGGCGCGGTCACCGACGACTCCGGCGAGGGAAGCCACTGA
- the qcrA gene encoding cytochrome bc1 complex Rieske iron-sulfur subunit produces the protein MADEKAPEQIPASPVPSSGLAVAVSDPVQNPGLAPHRKRMTDKDPAAMTRAVRTVYTLFYLSAAASIWAIAAYLIFPIESGLISDIRRNNLFIGLGIATALLAIGIGAIHWSKAVMNDTEFIEDRHSTRGSEKTRAAAVQVFADANNESGFGRRTMVRNSLFVALAASILPGITLFRGLAPHSSPEHPHAGDPVHLLKHTMWEEGMRLAHDPTGKPIRAADLTLGSAVHVIPESLATLAHHDGYLEEKAKAIVLLMRLLPEQLNEAEDRKDWSYDGIVAYSKVCTHVGCPVALYEQQTHHLLCPCHQSQFDVTNAAAVIFGPAARPLPQLPITVDDEGYLIARSDFTEPVGPSFWERH, from the coding sequence ATGGCTGACGAGAAGGCGCCCGAGCAGATCCCTGCTTCCCCGGTGCCCTCATCGGGGCTTGCCGTAGCGGTATCCGACCCGGTGCAGAACCCCGGGCTCGCACCCCACCGCAAGCGCATGACCGACAAGGACCCCGCCGCCATGACGCGCGCGGTCCGCACCGTGTACACCCTGTTCTACCTGTCCGCAGCGGCGAGCATCTGGGCGATCGCTGCGTACCTGATCTTCCCGATCGAGAGCGGGCTGATCAGCGACATCCGACGGAACAACCTGTTCATCGGTCTCGGCATCGCCACGGCGCTCCTCGCCATCGGCATCGGCGCGATCCACTGGTCGAAGGCCGTGATGAACGACACCGAGTTCATCGAGGACCGCCACTCCACGCGAGGCAGCGAGAAGACCCGCGCCGCGGCGGTGCAGGTGTTCGCCGACGCGAACAACGAGTCGGGCTTCGGCCGTCGCACCATGGTGCGCAACTCGCTTTTCGTCGCCCTGGCGGCATCCATCCTTCCGGGGATCACCCTGTTCCGCGGCCTCGCGCCGCACAGCTCCCCCGAGCACCCGCACGCCGGCGACCCCGTGCACCTGCTCAAGCACACGATGTGGGAAGAGGGCATGCGCCTGGCGCACGACCCGACGGGCAAGCCGATCCGCGCCGCCGACCTCACCCTCGGCTCCGCCGTGCACGTGATCCCCGAGTCGCTCGCGACGCTGGCGCACCACGACGGCTACCTCGAAGAGAAGGCCAAGGCGATCGTGCTGCTCATGCGTCTGCTCCCCGAGCAGCTGAACGAGGCCGAAGACCGTAAGGACTGGTCGTACGACGGCATCGTCGCCTACTCCAAGGTGTGCACGCACGTCGGCTGCCCCGTCGCCCTGTACGAGCAGCAGACCCACCACCTGCTGTGCCCCTGCCACCAGTCGCAGTTCGACGTCACCAACGCGGCAGCCGTCATCTTCGGCCCCGCAGCGCGTCCGCTGCCCCAGCTCCCGATCACCGTCGACGACGAGGGCTACCTGATCGCACGCAGCGACTTCACCGAACCCGTCGGCCCGAGCTTCTGGGAGCGTCATTGA
- the erpA gene encoding iron-sulfur cluster insertion protein ErpA, which produces MTDIATSDTVRAHGVSLTDEAALKVKSLLSQENRDDLRLRVAVQPGGCSGLIYQLYFDERFLDGDKAVDFDGVEVIVDDMSVPYLDGATIDFKDTISEQGFTIDNPNAAGSCACGDSFH; this is translated from the coding sequence ATGACCGACATCGCCACGTCCGACACCGTCCGAGCCCACGGCGTCTCGCTGACCGATGAGGCGGCGCTCAAGGTGAAGAGCCTCCTCTCGCAGGAGAACCGCGACGACCTCCGCCTGCGCGTCGCCGTCCAGCCCGGCGGATGCAGCGGATTGATCTACCAGCTCTACTTCGACGAGCGTTTCCTCGACGGCGACAAGGCCGTCGACTTCGACGGCGTCGAGGTCATCGTCGACGACATGTCGGTGCCCTACCTCGACGGCGCGACCATCGACTTCAAGGACACGATCTCGGAGCAGGGCTTCACGATCGACAACCCCAACGCGGCGGGTTCGTGCGCGTGCGGCGACAGCTTCCACTGA
- the ctaD gene encoding aa3-type cytochrome oxidase subunit I, translated as MATTLPLQGEQPAGRPTTLPPRQAALLSASRVEQKGNIIVKWITSTDHKTIGYMYLIASVLFFLLGGVMALIIRAELFEPGMQIVPTKEQYNQLFTMHGTIMLLMFATPLFAGFANAILPLQLGAPDVAFPRLNAFAFWLFLFGSIIAISGFLTPQGAASFGWFAYQPLANATFSPGAGGNLWMLGLGMSGFGTILGAVNFITTIITMRAPGLTMWRMSIFSWNTLVTSILILMAFPVLAAAIFAAASDRVLGSHIYDPANGGVLLWQHLFWFFGHPEVYIIALPFFGIVSEILPVFSRKPIFGYKTLIYATIAIAALSVAVWAHHMYVTGAVLLPFFALMTMLIAVPTGVKIFNWIGTMWRGSVTFETPMVFTLGFLVSFVFGGLTGVILASPPLDFHLSDSYFVVAHFHYVVFGTVVFAMFAGFYFWWPKWTGRMLNERLGMVHFWMLFIGFHMTFLIQHWLGVDGMVRRYADYSAADGWTWQNQVSTIGAIILGASMIPFFLNVWITSRTAPKVTVNDPWGYGASLEWATSCPPPRHNFTSIPRIRSERPAFDLNHPEAAIPVGVGPAKDAPDAPVVDVADGEVK; from the coding sequence ATGGCCACGACACTTCCGCTCCAGGGCGAACAGCCCGCAGGCCGCCCCACGACCCTGCCGCCGCGTCAGGCGGCGCTGCTCAGCGCTTCGCGCGTCGAGCAGAAGGGCAACATCATCGTCAAGTGGATCACGTCCACTGACCACAAGACGATCGGGTACATGTACCTCATCGCCTCCGTGTTGTTCTTCCTCCTCGGTGGCGTGATGGCGCTGATCATCCGTGCTGAGCTCTTCGAGCCCGGCATGCAGATCGTGCCCACCAAGGAGCAGTACAACCAGCTCTTCACGATGCACGGCACGATCATGCTCCTGATGTTCGCGACGCCGCTGTTCGCGGGCTTCGCCAACGCGATCCTGCCGCTGCAGCTCGGTGCTCCCGACGTGGCCTTCCCGCGTCTGAACGCGTTCGCCTTCTGGCTGTTCCTGTTCGGCTCGATCATCGCGATCTCGGGCTTCCTCACGCCGCAGGGCGCCGCCTCGTTCGGGTGGTTCGCATATCAGCCACTGGCCAATGCGACCTTCTCGCCGGGAGCCGGTGGAAACCTCTGGATGCTCGGCCTCGGCATGAGCGGTTTCGGAACCATCCTCGGCGCCGTGAACTTCATCACCACGATCATCACGATGCGCGCTCCGGGCCTCACGATGTGGCGGATGTCGATCTTCTCGTGGAACACGCTCGTCACGAGCATCCTCATCCTCATGGCGTTCCCCGTGCTGGCGGCGGCGATCTTCGCTGCGGCATCCGACCGTGTCCTGGGCTCGCACATCTACGACCCGGCCAACGGCGGTGTCCTGCTCTGGCAGCACCTGTTCTGGTTCTTCGGCCACCCCGAGGTGTACATCATCGCGCTGCCGTTCTTCGGCATCGTCTCCGAGATCCTCCCGGTGTTCAGCCGCAAGCCGATCTTCGGATACAAGACGCTGATCTACGCGACCATCGCGATCGCCGCTCTCTCGGTCGCCGTCTGGGCGCACCACATGTACGTCACCGGCGCCGTGCTGCTGCCGTTCTTCGCGCTGATGACGATGCTCATCGCGGTGCCGACGGGTGTGAAGATCTTCAACTGGATCGGCACGATGTGGCGAGGCTCCGTCACGTTCGAGACGCCCATGGTCTTCACCCTCGGCTTCCTCGTCTCGTTCGTCTTCGGTGGTCTCACCGGCGTCATCCTGGCGTCGCCCCCGCTCGACTTCCACCTCTCCGACTCGTACTTCGTCGTGGCGCACTTCCACTACGTCGTCTTCGGCACGGTCGTGTTCGCGATGTTCGCGGGCTTCTACTTCTGGTGGCCGAAGTGGACCGGGCGCATGCTCAACGAGCGTCTCGGCATGGTGCACTTCTGGATGCTGTTCATCGGTTTCCACATGACCTTCCTCATCCAGCACTGGCTGGGCGTCGACGGCATGGTCCGCCGCTACGCCGACTACTCGGCGGCTGACGGCTGGACGTGGCAGAACCAGGTCTCCACGATCGGTGCCATCATCCTCGGTGCGTCGATGATCCCGTTCTTCCTGAACGTCTGGATCACCTCGCGCACCGCCCCCAAGGTCACGGTCAACGACCCCTGGGGCTACGGAGCCTCGCTCGAGTGGGCGACGAGCTGCCCGCCGCCGCGTCACAACTTCACGTCGATCCCGCGCATCCGCAGCGAGCGACCGGCGTTCGACCTGAACCACCCCGAGGCCGCCATCCCGGTCGGCGTGGGCCCCGCGAAGGACGCCCCCGATGCACCGGTTGTGGATGTCGCCGATGGAGAGGTGAAGTAA
- a CDS encoding cytochrome c oxidase subunit 4 translates to MKTNINLWWVLTWFFFAVFITYTVWNLIAHTDQELWWHRIEWVGSTALLFTGFMGAMIAFYVSRVHKAQGGVLPEDSLTADIDDGDPEVGEFSPWSWWPLVLAFAASVFIIGLAVGQFLLPIGFAIFIVAIVGWVYEYYRGYFAR, encoded by the coding sequence GTGAAGACCAACATCAACCTGTGGTGGGTTCTCACGTGGTTCTTCTTCGCGGTGTTCATCACGTACACCGTGTGGAACCTCATCGCTCACACCGACCAGGAACTGTGGTGGCACCGCATCGAGTGGGTCGGGTCGACGGCGCTGCTGTTCACCGGATTCATGGGCGCGATGATCGCGTTCTACGTCTCGCGCGTGCACAAGGCGCAGGGCGGCGTGCTGCCCGAGGACTCGCTCACGGCTGACATCGACGACGGAGACCCCGAAGTCGGCGAGTTCAGCCCGTGGTCCTGGTGGCCGCTCGTTCTGGCCTTCGCGGCTTCGGTGTTCATCATCGGCCTCGCGGTCGGGCAGTTCCTGCTTCCCATCGGTTTCGCGATCTTCATCGTCGCCATCGTCGGATGGGTCTACGAGTACTACCGCGGATACTTCGCGCGCTGA
- the ctaE gene encoding aa3-type cytochrome oxidase subunit III, with translation MDAVTTTPATYSQALRSVKRPDPVAVGTIVWLGSEVMFFAGLFAIYFTLRNTSPELWADRTELLNIPFAAVNTLILVLSSVTAQIGVHNAEHFRPYRSGSFWNLRKWGMVEWFFLTFIMGAIFVSGQVWEYATLVAEGMPIQADSYASAFYITTGFHALHVTGGLVAFLLVIGRAFAVKNFGRKEMTSAIVVSYYWHFVDVVWLVLFAVIYFLK, from the coding sequence ATGGATGCCGTGACGACCACTCCAGCGACGTATTCCCAGGCCCTGCGCTCGGTCAAGCGGCCGGACCCGGTCGCTGTGGGCACCATCGTGTGGCTCGGCAGCGAGGTGATGTTCTTCGCGGGCCTCTTCGCGATCTACTTCACCCTGCGCAACACCTCTCCCGAGTTGTGGGCCGACCGCACCGAACTGCTGAACATCCCGTTCGCCGCGGTCAACACGCTCATTCTCGTGTTGTCGTCGGTGACGGCGCAGATCGGTGTCCACAACGCCGAGCACTTCCGCCCCTACCGCTCGGGCTCTTTCTGGAACCTGCGCAAGTGGGGCATGGTGGAGTGGTTCTTCCTGACCTTCATCATGGGCGCGATCTTCGTCTCCGGCCAGGTGTGGGAGTACGCCACGCTCGTCGCCGAGGGCATGCCCATCCAGGCCGACTCCTATGCGTCCGCCTTCTACATCACCACCGGCTTCCACGCCCTCCACGTCACCGGTGGTCTCGTGGCGTTCCTCCTCGTCATCGGGCGCGCCTTCGCCGTCAAGAACTTCGGCCGGAAAGAGATGACGTCCGCCATCGTCGTGTCGTACTACTGGCACTTCGTCGACGTGGTGTGGCTCGTCCTGTTCGCCGTCATCTACTTCCTGAAGTAA
- a CDS encoding aromatic ring-opening dioxygenase LigA: MSHTTPTADTVEAPVRRTGLVKILGILGMLGGVVLIVGGIVVWSIVSGQLRAENITVPDDAAAFQGQTVAGPFTAYVQADIIQHHALDASGGKTYAELDKDDPVRATMMNASFLRASLFTSVVSFGVAAFAMGVGILSIIFGFAVHRLASAPVVVRRTAVTSG; this comes from the coding sequence ATGTCCCACACCACCCCCACCGCCGATACGGTGGAGGCCCCCGTTCGCCGCACCGGTCTCGTGAAGATCCTGGGCATCCTGGGGATGCTCGGCGGAGTCGTGCTGATCGTCGGCGGAATCGTCGTCTGGTCGATCGTCTCGGGGCAGTTGCGCGCCGAGAACATCACGGTCCCCGACGACGCAGCGGCCTTCCAGGGGCAGACCGTCGCTGGACCGTTCACCGCCTATGTCCAGGCCGACATCATCCAGCACCACGCACTCGACGCCTCGGGCGGCAAGACCTACGCCGAGCTCGATAAGGACGACCCCGTCCGCGCGACCATGATGAACGCCTCGTTCCTTCGCGCCTCGCTGTTCACCTCGGTCGTCTCGTTCGGCGTCGCCGCCTTCGCGATGGGGGTGGGTATCCTGTCGATCATCTTCGGCTTCGCGGTGCACCGCCTGGCCTCGGCCCCGGTGGTCGTCCGCCGAACCGCGGTGACCTCCGGCTGA